A window of Deinococcus aquaedulcis genomic DNA:
ACGGGTTCCTGAGGGAAGTGCCCCGGAAAGTAGGGCTCGTTCACGCTGACATTTTTCAGCGCGTGTACGGTGCCGCCATCGGCCGAAAGCACCCGGTCCACCAGCACAAAGGGAAAGCGGTGGGGCAGGGTCTGCAGGACCTCTTGAATCAGGATAGGGGACATGAAGCCTCCTTTTGAGCTCTGGGCTCTGGGCCATGAGCCATGGGCAAAAACAGGGGAGAGCGCGCCGGGGCGACCCTCTCCCACCTCATGACCCAGAGCCTCTGGCCCACGGCTGTCTTTTTACCGCCGCAGATAGTTGTCGCTGCTGACCAGACTGTCGCCCAGGACCGGGATCATTTCCAGGGCCATGCCGGTGCCCACGGCCACGGCTTCCACCGCGTTTTCGGCCACCGCCACCGGAATCCCGGTGGTCTGGCGCAGCAGTTCGTCGAAGTTGCGCAGCAGCGAGCCGCCGCCGGTCATCACGATGCCACGGTCAATGATGTCGCTGACCAGTTCGGGGGGGGTGATTTCCAGCACCCGCTTCACGCCTTCCACGATCTTGGTGACAGGCTCCGATAGGGCCTCGACCACATCGGTGCTGTCCAAGCTGATGGTCTTGGGCAGACCGTTCACCAGGTCACGGCCACGCACCTCGGCAGTCAGGTTCTCGGCGTCGTCGAGCAGCATGGCCGCGCCCACCTTCACCTTGATTTCCTCGGCGGTGCGCTCACCAATCAGGACGTTGTGCTTGCGCCGCACGTAGCGGATGATGCTCTCGTCGAACTCGTTGCCTGCCACCCGCATGGATTCAGAGACCACGATGCCGCCCAGCGAGATCACGGCCACGTCGGTGCTGCCCCCGCCGATGTCCACGACCATACTGCCCACCGGCTCGGCGATTTTCAGGCCCGCGCCAATGGCGGCGGCCAGGGGTTCTTCGATCAGGAAGGCACGCTTGGCATTGGAGTTCAGCGCGGCGCGCAGCACGGCGCGTTTTTCCACGTCGCTGACGTTGCTGGGCACGCCCAGCATCAGCTGCGGCTTGAAACCGAACAGCCGACCCGCGCTGCCCTGCACCTTCTGAAGGAACATGGAAATCATCTTCTCGGTCAGGCCCTCGTCGGCAATCACGCCGTCCTTGATGGGCCGCACCGCCACGATGCCGCCGGGGGTGCGCCCAATCATGCGGTACGCCTCTTCCCCCACGGCCTTGACCTGCTTGTTGTCGCGGGCCATGGCAATCACGCTGGGTTCCTGGAGCACCAGGCCCCGGCTCTTGCTGTAAATCAGGAACGTGGCCGTTCCCAGGTCAATTCCGATGTCTTCAGACAGCCTCACTTTGCCTCCGGTACAAACCCCACAATCGTACCACGCACCATGAGGACCGCCTAAAGCGGCGTGAGAAGCGCGTCAACCCGCGCCCCGCGCTTACCCCCGGGGCTTGACATACGCGGCGGCGGCGGCCACGAGGCTGGTGAGCACCATCAGGCTCAGGGCCTGGGCCACGCCGCTCCAGTGGGCCACGCCCAGCCCCTCGGCCAGGGGCCGCACCAGCGCCCCCAGCGAGCGCAGCCACAGCGGCCCGCCCCCGGAAATCGAGCCCAACAGGCCCAGGGTCAGCAGCCCCAGCACGCCGGTCAGGGCAAACAGCAGCAGGCACAGCACCCAGCCCAGCACCCGCCACGCGCGCCCTCTTACGTCTGTCTGTGCCATTGCGTGCCGCCCCCGATCATTGCGGGGCATTGTAAAGGGACAGGGGCCGGGACGTGCGCCCTCCAAGTAGCTCGCTGTTGATCTTTAGATCAACCGAGCGGAGCGAGAAGCGAAAAAAGTGCCTCACCCCGAGAATGGAAACGTTTCTGCGCTGTTCTGAAACGTTGGAATGGGAGGGGTGAGGCACTTAAAAGGAGGGGAACGCTAAACTTCCCCGCGTGACCCTGCCCGCCCGCGTTCGCGTGACCTGCCCGCCGCTGCCTCTGGCCCCTGCCCTGCGCGCCGCCGCCGCGCGCCTGTGTCCCCAGGCCCCCGCCGCCCACCTGACCGCTGCCGCCCTGGCGATTGCCGGCGGCACCGTGATCGGCGCCCACCTGCGCTGGGACGGTGGCGAGGCCGCTGCCGTAGAAACCGGCTGGCGCGGCCGGGGCATTGAAGAGGCACTGGCGGAGGCTGTCGGCCGTAGCGTGTAGGAAACTCGGGCCTGATGGGGTCTCTGGCCCCGATGAATGCGAACCCGAGAGCAAGGCACGACAGCAACCTCACACCAAAGCCTCTGACAGGATGCAGGACCCTCCCGCGTACCGCCCCCTGCGGCCCTCCTCCCTCTTTTCCCCCAATCTCCCTAACGCCCGTTTGGTAGCCTGCACCCATGACCGTCACCGACGCCCCCGGCATGACCTTCGCGCTCAGCGACGACCAGCGCCTGATCGTGCAGCACGTGCGCGACTACGCCCGCGCGGAACTGGCGCCCAAGGCCGCCGAGTATGACCGCAGCGGCGAGTACCCGCGTGAACAGCTGCGCGGGCTGGCCGAGCTGGGCCTGCTGGGCGCCACCGTCCCCGAGCGCTGGGGCGGCGCCGGCCTGGACAGCGTGACCTACGCCCTGTGCCTGGAAGAAATCGCCGCTGCCGATGCCAGCGTGGCCGTGATCGTCTCGGTGCAAAACGGCCTGCCAGAACAGATGATTCTGCGCTACGGCACCGACGAGCAAAAAGTGCGCTACCTGCAGCCCCTGGCGAGTGGCGAGCACATCGGCGCCTTTTGCCTCACCGAGAGCGGGGCGGGCAGCGACGCCGCCAGCCTCCGCATGCAGGCGGTTCGTGACGGCGACCACTGGGTGCTTAGCGGCACCAAGGCCTGGATCACCAGCGGCGGACAGGCCGATACCTATCTGGTGATGGCGCGCACGGGCGGCAGCGGCGCGCGCGGCGTGTCGTGCTTCATTGTGGAGAACGGCACGCCGGGGCTGTCCTTTGGCAAGCCCGAGGAAAAGCTGGGCCTGCATGCCTCGCACACCACCACGGTCACCTTTGAGGATGTGCGCGTGCCCCACGCCAACATGGTGGGCGAGGAAGGCCAGGGGCTGATCATTGCGCTGGCCAGCCTGGACGCCGGGCGCATTGGGATTGCCATGCAGGCCCTGGGCATTGCCCGCGCCGCGCTGGAACATGCCACGCGCTACGCCAACGAGCGCGAGCAGTTTGGCAAGAAGCTGCGTGAATTCGAGGGGGTGTCCTTCAAGATTGCCCGCATGGCCGCGCGCATGGAAAGCGCCCGGCTGGTGGCCCTGAAAGCCGCGTGGCTCAAAGATCAGGGCAAGCCTTACGGCAAGGAAGCCAGCATGGCCAAGCTGCTGGCCAGCGAGGCGGCGGTGGACGGCACCCGGGACGCCATTCAGATTTTCGGCGGCAACGGCTACAGCCGCGAGTACCCCGTCGAGCGCCTGTACCGCGACGCCAAGGTGACCGAAATCTACGAGGGCACCAGCGAGATTCAGCAGCTGGTGATCAGCCGCGCGGTGTTTGCCGAATTGACCTGAGCAGAGGGCGGCCCACTGTCTTCCGGCCCGGGTCTGCCTTACTCGACCCGGGCCGCCCTGTTTCAGGGAGACTGCAGGGCAACGTAAAGAAAGCGCCTCTCACCGCCGGGCCAGCTCAAGCGCGACAATGCCCCGCATGCGCCAATTGCTGTGGGTTCCAGGGACCTTTCTGGTGCTGGCGGTGCTGGTGGACCTGCTGGTGACCTGTATTCAGGCGGGCGAGGGCCGCCTCAACCGCACGGTGCAGCGCACGCTGTACGGCATTCTCAGCGCGCTGGCCCGGGTGCTGCGCCAGCGCTGGCCGCTGGTCTGGAGCACGCCGGTTCTGATCATGGGCACGCTGCTGGTCTGGACGGTGCTGACGTGGCTGGGCTGGACCCTGATCTTCTGGTCGCAGCCGGGCGCGCTGATCCGCTCGGATACCGGGCAGCCAGCGGCCTTCTGGGCCACCTTCTATTTCGTGGGCTACACCCTGAGCACCCTGGGCCTGGGCGAGATCGTGGCGCACGAACCGCTGTGGCGCATTCTGACGGACGTGGCGGCCATTTCTGGCTTTTTCCTACTGACCTTTGCCATCACCTTTATCGTGCCGGTGGCGCAGGCACGCGCCGACCGCCGTGAGCTGGCCCTGGCCTTGCACCGCGCGGGCCCCGGCGCCCAGGGCCTGATTCTCACTGCCCTGGACGACCACGACCGGGGCCTGCACAGCCTGACCGTGGACCTGCACACCGTCCTGAACCGGGTGGACGCCGCGCACCTGAACACGCCCTACTTGCACCGCCTGCACGACCACGAACGCCAGGACGCCCTGGACCTGCACCTGCCGGCCCTGGGCGAGGCGCTGCTGATCCTGCAGGGCGCGCTGCAGGGCGAGTGCCCCCACGGCCTGCGCCGCGCCCTGGCCAGCGTGGACAGCCTGAGCCAGACCTTCCACGCCACCCACGGCGGCGCGCTGCCCCCGCCCCCCCCGTGGCCGGATCTGACCCTGCTGCGCGCGGCGGGCCTGCCCCTGAAAAGCGACAGCGAACTGCGGGCCTTTCTGGATACCCACCGCGACCTGCGCCGCCGCCTGCGCGCCATGAGCGCCGCTGGTCTATGGACCTGGGACGAGGTGGCCCAGCCTGCCAAAGACATTTGAGGGTGATTGGGGGGAAGGGCCGTGAAGTGACCTCAAACCCATAGGGAACGAAGAGGGGAGGTGGTGGGGAAAGTGCAGCTCGATGCTCCCGCTCAGGACTGAGGCGCTCCTCGCCCCGCCGTTCTAGGGCTTCACCCGCTCTGGGGATGAGCTGCCTATCCGCGCTGGGATCTTGAGCCCAGCCGAAAAACGCTCTTCGGGTACAAGCGCATGTCCATGTCCAGCTTCGCCCCTACCGTCACTCCGACGCGGGGCCTTCCTGCTCACTCCCTGGTTCATCGGGGGTCTGGGTGCCCGCCAGCCGCTCGGCCAGCAGGTGCTCGAAGACCTGGAGTACATGGGGCGCTTCTTCCTCGGCCAGCAAGGGATCGTGTTCGCTGCCGAGCAGCTCATCGGCCCCCTGCAGCGGCAGCACGCGCAGGGCCGCTTCCACTACGGCCGGGTCAAACTGCCGCCCGGCCTGCGCCTGCAGTTCTTCCAGCGATTGCTCGACTGTCCAGGCCAGCTTGTAGGGCCGGGCCTGCGTCAGGGCGTCAAAAACATCGGCCACGGCCACAATGCGCCCGGTCAGGGGAATGGCCTCGCCGCGCAGGCCCAGTGGGTAACCGCTGCCGTCCCAGCGTTCGTGGTGCGACCGGGCAATCTCCTCGGCCATCTGCAGCAGCGCGGAGCGGCCACCCGACAGAATCCGGCCACCAATCAGGGGGTGCTGCTGCATCTGGGCAAATTCTTCCGGGGTCAGGCGGCTCCGTTTGAGCAGAATGCGGTCGGGAATACCGATCTTGCCCACGTCGTGCAGGCGCGCCGCCACCCCCAGCATGCTGGCCTGCGCCTGGGGCCAGCCCAGCGCCCGGGCAATGCGGGCGGCGGCGCGGCCCACCCGGCGCGTGTGCTCGCCGGTGGTGTCGTCGCGGTACTCGGCCGCCACGGCCAGGCGCGTGACCACCTCGTGCTGGGCGCGGGCCAGTTCGGCGGTGCGTTCACGCACCTGCTGCTCGGCCGCTTCCTGCGCCTCCTGGGCCATGGCGGTCCGCAACTGGTACAGCCGCGCGTCCTGCTGAGCCCGTTCCACCTCAAACTGAATGGCCAGCTGGCGGGTTTGCCGCTCGCGGTCGGTGTCAAAGCGTTGCCGCTCCAACTGGCGCAGGGTATGCGCGCAGGCCAGCGCGCGCTGCAGGTCGCCGCGCTCCTCGTAGAGCGCCATCAGCGCCTCGGCCGCCTCGATCTGCTGTTTGGGAAAGCCCGCTTGAATGGCCAGCTTCTCGGCCTGCCGCAGATCGGCTTCGGCGGCGTCCAGGCGCCCCGCGCGCAGCTGCAGCCGGCCCAGGTTCAGCCGCGCTTCCACCTCCCCCTGCGCCGAGCCCACCTGCAAGGCCAGTTGCAGCGAGCCTGTAAAAAACACCTGTGCCTGTGCCAGTTCGCCCGTCCGTTCATGCAGGGTGCCCAGTGAGTCCAGCGCGCTCAGCTCGCCCAGCGGAAACCCGATGGTCCGGCTTTCGGTCAGGGCCTGTTGGAGATGCGTGCCGGCCTCATCCAGCGCCCCCACTTCCAGGGCAAAGACCCCCAGGTTCAGCGTGACCAGGGCGCGCTGCTGCGGGGTATTGACCTCTTGCAGCGAGTGATAGGCCGCGCGCATCACCTCGTAGGCCAGCTGGTGATCGCCGCACATGGAATGCACCTGCGCCAGGTTGCTCAGAATGGGCGTTTCCAGCGCCGAGGGCCCCGGCAGGCTCTTGGCCAGCTGGTAGGCCCGGTTGAGCTGTTCCAGGGCTTCTTTGTACTGCCCCAGCTGGCTTTGCTGCGCGGCGATGTTGGTCAGGCACTGCACCTGCCCGGTGACGTCGCCCAGGCGGGTGTTGATGTCCAGCGCTGTGTGCAGATGCTGCAGCGCCTGTCCCGATTCGCCCCGGTGATGGCTGACCGCCGCCAGCTGGTTCAGGGCCGTGGCCTCCAGGTCGAGCGCGGGCAGGCGCGTGGCCAGCGCCCGGGTCTGGTCCAGCGCCCCCTGCGCGTCATCGAACTGGCTGGTGGCCAGAAAGATGCGCCCCAGCAGCAGCCACGCTTCGGCCGCTGCCCGGTGCGGGGGCCGGTTCTCGAAGAAGGCGGTGGCGCGGCGCAGGCAGTCGGCCGCCCCGGGCAGGTCGCCGGTGGCGTACAGAGCGCGGCCCTGCCAGAACGCCCAGCGCCCCGCCTCGACTTCGGGCGGGCGGTCGCCGCGCTTCAGCAGCTCCAGCGCCGCCGCTGGGTCCGTATCCAGAAGCGTTTCCACAGGATGAGGCGCCGGCAGGCCCGGTGCCGTGTGGCGCACAGGCAACGTCACGGGCTCTAGAACCGGATGACGCTTTTCAGGAAGGCCGGCAGGTCCAGGCGGCCCTTGATGCCCAGGCGGTTCTTGTATTCGCTGTTGGCGCCGTCGCTGTACACATTGAACGCCGACTCGGCCATCTTCTGGCTGACCTCTTTGGCCGGCACGGTGAGAGGCTGGCCCAGCGCCAGGGCCAAGCCGCCCGCCGCCATGGGCGCCGCCATAGAGGTGCCGCTCCAGGCCGCTACGCGGCCGTCTGGGGCAGGCGCGGCCACGTTCTCGCCGGGGGCCACCATCTCCAGGCTCTCGGCATAGTTGGAGAAGCTGGATTTCAGGTCGCGCAAGTCCACGCTGCCCACGCTCAGCAGGTTGTCGCCCAGAACGCCTTTCATCTCGGCGAGGCTGGCGGGCGAGGTGATGCGGCTCATGTTGTCGTTGCCTGCCGAGGACACCACCAGCACGCCCTGTTCAGCCACGCGGCGCACGGCGTCCTGGACGGCCGGGGAGTTCTGGGTGCTGCCCAGACTCAGGTTGATGACCTGCGCGCCCTGCTGCGCCGCGTAGGTGATGGCCTGCGCCACCATCGCCACATCGCCGGAGCCGTCCGGGCCCAGGACACGCAGCGGCAGAATCTGCGCGCGCGGGGCGATCTGCAGCACGATTCCAGCCACGTTGGTGCCGTGCCCGTAGGCGCCCTGTCC
This region includes:
- the mreB gene encoding rod shape-determining protein, with amino-acid sequence MRLSEDIGIDLGTATFLIYSKSRGLVLQEPSVIAMARDNKQVKAVGEEAYRMIGRTPGGIVAVRPIKDGVIADEGLTEKMISMFLQKVQGSAGRLFGFKPQLMLGVPSNVSDVEKRAVLRAALNSNAKRAFLIEEPLAAAIGAGLKIAEPVGSMVVDIGGGSTDVAVISLGGIVVSESMRVAGNEFDESIIRYVRRKHNVLIGERTAEEIKVKVGAAMLLDDAENLTAEVRGRDLVNGLPKTISLDSTDVVEALSEPVTKIVEGVKRVLEITPPELVSDIIDRGIVMTGGGSLLRNFDELLRQTTGIPVAVAENAVEAVAVGTGMALEMIPVLGDSLVSSDNYLRR
- a CDS encoding acyl-CoA dehydrogenase, with the protein product MTVTDAPGMTFALSDDQRLIVQHVRDYARAELAPKAAEYDRSGEYPREQLRGLAELGLLGATVPERWGGAGLDSVTYALCLEEIAAADASVAVIVSVQNGLPEQMILRYGTDEQKVRYLQPLASGEHIGAFCLTESGAGSDAASLRMQAVRDGDHWVLSGTKAWITSGGQADTYLVMARTGGSGARGVSCFIVENGTPGLSFGKPEEKLGLHASHTTTVTFEDVRVPHANMVGEEGQGLIIALASLDAGRIGIAMQALGIARAALEHATRYANEREQFGKKLREFEGVSFKIARMAARMESARLVALKAAWLKDQGKPYGKEASMAKLLASEAAVDGTRDAIQIFGGNGYSREYPVERLYRDAKVTEIYEGTSEIQQLVISRAVFAELT
- a CDS encoding potassium channel family protein, which codes for MRQLLWVPGTFLVLAVLVDLLVTCIQAGEGRLNRTVQRTLYGILSALARVLRQRWPLVWSTPVLIMGTLLVWTVLTWLGWTLIFWSQPGALIRSDTGQPAAFWATFYFVGYTLSTLGLGEIVAHEPLWRILTDVAAISGFFLLTFAITFIVPVAQARADRRELALALHRAGPGAQGLILTALDDHDRGLHSLTVDLHTVLNRVDAAHLNTPYLHRLHDHERQDALDLHLPALGEALLILQGALQGECPHGLRRALASVDSLSQTFHATHGGALPPPPPWPDLTLLRAAGLPLKSDSELRAFLDTHRDLRRRLRAMSAAGLWTWDEVAQPAKDI
- a CDS encoding HD domain-containing phosphohydrolase, producing METLLDTDPAAALELLKRGDRPPEVEAGRWAFWQGRALYATGDLPGAADCLRRATAFFENRPPHRAAAEAWLLLGRIFLATSQFDDAQGALDQTRALATRLPALDLEATALNQLAAVSHHRGESGQALQHLHTALDINTRLGDVTGQVQCLTNIAAQQSQLGQYKEALEQLNRAYQLAKSLPGPSALETPILSNLAQVHSMCGDHQLAYEVMRAAYHSLQEVNTPQQRALVTLNLGVFALEVGALDEAGTHLQQALTESRTIGFPLGELSALDSLGTLHERTGELAQAQVFFTGSLQLALQVGSAQGEVEARLNLGRLQLRAGRLDAAEADLRQAEKLAIQAGFPKQQIEAAEALMALYEERGDLQRALACAHTLRQLERQRFDTDRERQTRQLAIQFEVERAQQDARLYQLRTAMAQEAQEAAEQQVRERTAELARAQHEVVTRLAVAAEYRDDTTGEHTRRVGRAAARIARALGWPQAQASMLGVAARLHDVGKIGIPDRILLKRSRLTPEEFAQMQQHPLIGGRILSGGRSALLQMAEEIARSHHERWDGSGYPLGLRGEAIPLTGRIVAVADVFDALTQARPYKLAWTVEQSLEELQAQAGRQFDPAVVEAALRVLPLQGADELLGSEHDPLLAEEEAPHVLQVFEHLLAERLAGTQTPDEPGSEQEGPASE
- a CDS encoding S8 family serine peptidase, translated to MNRPLSLLGVTVALLTGCATGPATPTTQVPRYDTVAQVAVFPGDTPAQLAQKVGGTVLSWPSADCEGEDCTALVGLNTPAVQGLRALGGRPARIEPNRDVFGGGGGLSARMNGAVTVWSGGSVYVWSGGSRSIWSGGTYAPLPENTALWQKIGLETAHRLAPNLGAGVTVAVIDTGIDLVHPAFAGALTAPGTWRDFYGGDATPQEEGVLGQGAYGHGTNVAGIVLQIAPRAQILPLRVLGPDGSGDVAMVAQAITYAAQQGAQVINLSLGSTQNSPAVQDAVRRVAEQGVLVVSSAGNDNMSRITSPASLAEMKGVLGDNLLSVGSVDLRDLKSSFSNYAESLEMVAPGENVAAPAPDGRVAAWSGTSMAAPMAAGGLALALGQPLTVPAKEVSQKMAESAFNVYSDGANSEYKNRLGIKGRLDLPAFLKSVIRF